Proteins encoded within one genomic window of Macrotis lagotis isolate mMagLag1 chromosome 3, bilby.v1.9.chrom.fasta, whole genome shotgun sequence:
- the LOC141516907 gene encoding olfactory receptor 10AG1-like, with amino-acid sequence MAESNISMVMEFILLGFSDLPSLQGFLFGIFSIIYTSILVGNGLIIIITKVTAALQTPMYFFLGNFSFLEICYTSVTMPRMLSDLWTQKKNISLVACAVQLGFLLTLGATECLFLTVMAYDRYVAICKPLYYPLIMNPKKCNQLVTGAWVIGIPIQIAQTWQIFSLSFCGSNKLNHVFCDIPPILKLACGDTSMSELSVFCGAIIFVTFPALLIFWSYNNIIKTILKLPAAMGRRKAFSTCSSHLIVVGLFYGSAIIVYLRPKSSHSPGADKVLSLFYTIVTPLFNPLIYSLRNRDVIAAIKQLVPK; translated from the coding sequence atggcagaatCAAATATCAGCATGGTGATGGAATTCATTCTCCTGGGATTTTCTGACCTTCCAAGCCTCCAAGGGTTTCTCTTTGGCATCTTTTCAATCATCTACACAAGTATACTGGTAGGAAATGgcctcatcattattattaccaaAGTTACTGCTGCTCTCCAAACCCCCATGTACTTTTttcttggaaatttttcttttttagaaatctGCTACACATCAGTGACTATGCCAAGAATGTTGTCAGACCTTTGgacacagaagaaaaatatttctttagtaGCTTGTGCTGTGCAACTTGGTTTCCTCCTTACTCTAGGAGCCACCGAGTGCTTGTTCCTGACTGTGATGGCCTATGATCGTTATGTGGCTATCTGTAAGCCGCTCTACTATCCTCTCATCATGAACCCCAAAAAGTGTAATCAGCTGGTGACTGGAGCCTGGGTCATTGGAATTCCAATTCAGATAGCACAAACATGGCAGatattctctctgtctttctgtgggtctAATAAACTCAATCATGTTTTCTGTGACATTCCCCCAATATTGAAACTGGCGTGTGGAGATACTTCTATGAGTGAGCTATCTGTTTTTTGCGGTGCTATTATCTTTGTTACCTTTCCTGCACTGTTGATATTCTGGTCTTACAACAATATCATCAAGACCATCCTGAAGCTACCGGCTGCCATGGGGAGACGCAAAGCCTTCTCTACTTGTTCCTCTCACCTGATAGTTGTGGGCCTTTTCTATGGGTCTGCTATTATTGTGTATTTGAGACCTAAGTCTAGCCACTCACCAGGAGCAGACAAAGTACTTTCCCTGTTTTATACTATTGTGACCCCACTCTTTAATCCTCTGATATACAGTCTGAGGAACAGGGATGTCATTGCAGCAATAAAACAACTAGTACCAAAATGA